The Mesorhizobium sp. M1D.F.Ca.ET.043.01.1.1 genome contains a region encoding:
- a CDS encoding ABC transporter permease — protein MTAISSTDQAAARATSIVAAEARARARLRRRHALVIGLRLAILIVFLALWELGADYNIIDPFFFSSPSGIWEQIWSWVTEGTSQGPLWLQIYVTLEETFLGFVIGALGGIAAGIILGRNRLLADVFSIYIKIANSVPRVVLGSVFIIALGLGMASKVALAVVMVFFVVFANAFQGVREADRAMIANAQILGASPYQITTTVIIPSAMSWILASLHVSFGFALVGAVVGEFLGAKQGMGLLISTAQGAFNANGVFAAMIILAVMALVVEFLITRFENYVVKWRPAPFNEQGT, from the coding sequence ATGACCGCCATTTCTTCCACCGATCAGGCTGCCGCCCGCGCGACCTCGATCGTCGCCGCCGAGGCCCGGGCGAGGGCGCGGCTGCGCCGCCGCCATGCCCTGGTCATCGGCCTGCGGCTCGCCATCCTGATCGTCTTCCTCGCGCTCTGGGAACTCGGCGCGGACTATAACATCATCGATCCGTTCTTCTTCTCCAGCCCCTCCGGCATCTGGGAGCAGATCTGGTCCTGGGTCACCGAAGGCACCTCGCAGGGTCCGCTCTGGCTGCAGATCTATGTGACGCTGGAAGAAACCTTCCTCGGCTTCGTCATCGGCGCGCTGGGCGGCATCGCTGCCGGCATCATCCTCGGTCGCAATCGTCTCCTGGCGGATGTCTTTTCGATCTACATCAAGATCGCCAACTCGGTGCCGCGCGTGGTGCTTGGCTCGGTCTTCATCATCGCGCTCGGCCTCGGCATGGCCTCCAAGGTGGCGCTCGCCGTGGTCATGGTGTTCTTCGTTGTCTTCGCCAATGCCTTCCAGGGCGTGCGCGAGGCCGACCGGGCGATGATCGCCAACGCCCAGATCCTCGGCGCCTCGCCCTATCAGATCACCACCACGGTCATCATCCCGTCGGCGATGAGCTGGATCCTGGCGAGCCTTCACGTCAGCTTCGGCTTCGCGCTGGTCGGCGCCGTGGTCGGCGAGTTCCTCGGCGCCAAGCAAGGCATGGGCCTCTTGATCTCGACCGCGCAAGGCGCCTTCAACGCCAATGGCGTTTTCGCGGCCATGATCATCCTGGCTGTGATGGCGCTTGTGGTGGAATTCCTCATCACCCGCTTCGAGAACTACGTCGTCAAGTGGCGCCCGGCGCCGTTCAACGAGCAGGGGACCTGA
- a CDS encoding response regulator, which produces MRLLLVEDNRELADWLSKTLRQASYVVDVVHDGEDVEHALAAGDHALIILDLALPRMGGMEVLKRLRARGNPVPVIVLTANASLDGRVKGLNEGADDYLAKPFQIEELEARIRVQLRRANDRTAPVISCGDLVFDTNTRLFSLGDETLSLTPREHAVLEQLVVKAGRTVSKAALSAAIYDFDTDADPSAIEIYVHRLRKKLEGSRVQIATLRGLGYLLRHEE; this is translated from the coding sequence ATGCGGCTCCTGCTTGTCGAGGACAATCGCGAACTGGCAGATTGGCTGAGCAAGACGCTGCGCCAGGCGAGTTATGTCGTCGATGTCGTCCATGACGGCGAGGACGTCGAGCATGCGCTGGCGGCCGGGGACCATGCGCTGATCATCCTCGACCTCGCTTTGCCCCGCATGGGCGGGATGGAGGTGCTGAAACGGCTGAGGGCGCGCGGCAACCCGGTGCCGGTGATCGTGCTCACCGCCAACGCCAGTCTCGACGGCCGGGTCAAGGGCCTCAACGAAGGCGCCGACGACTATCTGGCAAAGCCCTTCCAGATCGAGGAGCTGGAAGCGCGCATCCGCGTGCAGCTGCGCCGCGCCAACGACCGGACCGCGCCCGTCATTTCCTGCGGCGACCTCGTCTTCGACACCAACACCAGGCTGTTCTCGCTCGGCGACGAGACGCTGTCCCTGACGCCACGCGAACATGCGGTGCTGGAGCAGCTGGTGGTCAAGGCCGGGCGCACGGTGAGCAAGGCAGCCCTTTCGGCGGCAATCTACGATTTCGACACCGACGCCGACCCCAGCGCCATCGAGATCTATGTGCATCGCCTGCGCAAGAAGCTGGAAGGCTCGCGCGTCCAAATCGCCACCTTGCGCGGCCTCGGCTATCTGCTGCGCCATGAAGAATAG
- a CDS encoding ABC transporter substrate-binding protein, translated as MTGFISKCVLRSAALTLAVVAASATAASAADKITIIVGGMEKQIYLPAVLTQQLGYFKDEGLDVELVNSRAGVEAENELLAGAVQGVVGFYDHTVDLQSKGKYIQSIVQFSQAPGEVELVSAKHPEIKSPADFKGATLGVTGLGSSTDFLTQYLAVRNGLKPGDYTLLPVGAGNTFIAAVKQDQIQAGMTTEPTIAKLLQTGEAKVLVDMRTPEKTKEALGGNYPAASFYVQSAWIESHKDEAQKLANAFVKTMKYIASHSAEEIADQMPKDYYAGNKDLYVQGLAGGKAMFTPDGRMPADGPETVLKVLSTFSKSLQGKQIDLSKTYTTAFVDAAK; from the coding sequence GTGACCGGTTTCATCTCGAAGTGCGTCTTGCGTTCGGCAGCGCTCACGCTTGCCGTTGTCGCCGCCAGCGCGACGGCGGCATCGGCCGCCGACAAGATCACCATCATCGTCGGCGGCATGGAAAAGCAGATCTATCTGCCGGCCGTGCTCACCCAGCAGCTCGGTTACTTCAAGGATGAGGGGCTCGATGTCGAGCTGGTCAATTCCCGCGCCGGCGTCGAGGCCGAAAACGAATTGCTGGCGGGCGCCGTGCAGGGCGTCGTCGGCTTCTACGATCACACCGTCGACCTGCAGTCGAAGGGCAAATACATCCAGTCGATCGTCCAGTTCAGCCAGGCGCCCGGCGAGGTCGAGCTGGTTTCCGCCAAGCATCCGGAGATCAAGTCGCCGGCCGACTTCAAGGGAGCGACGCTCGGCGTCACCGGCCTCGGCTCCTCGACCGATTTCCTGACGCAGTATCTTGCCGTGCGCAACGGCCTGAAGCCCGGCGATTACACGCTTTTGCCCGTGGGCGCCGGCAACACCTTCATCGCCGCCGTCAAGCAGGACCAGATCCAGGCCGGCATGACCACCGAGCCGACCATCGCCAAGCTGCTCCAGACCGGCGAGGCCAAGGTGCTGGTCGACATGCGCACGCCCGAGAAGACCAAGGAAGCGCTCGGCGGCAACTATCCGGCGGCGTCCTTCTATGTCCAGTCCGCCTGGATCGAGAGCCACAAGGACGAGGCGCAGAAGCTCGCCAATGCCTTCGTCAAGACGATGAAGTACATCGCCAGCCACTCGGCCGAAGAGATCGCCGACCAGATGCCGAAGGACTACTACGCCGGCAACAAGGACCTCTATGTCCAGGGTCTGGCCGGCGGCAAGGCGATGTTCACGCCCGACGGCCGCATGCCCGCCGATGGCCCGGAGACTGTGCTGAAGGTGCTGTCGACCTTCTCCAAGAGCCTGCAGGGCAAGCAGATCGACCTGTCGAAGACCTACACCACGGCATTCGTCGACGCCGCCAAGTAG
- a CDS encoding sensor histidine kinase, producing the protein MRISSLRLQLLAWVVLPLAALVTVNLWTSQRNAVSTSDLVTDRMLVGSARAIAEQVAMADGVLDATVPPAAIEMFDTGDRDSVYYRVETANGRLLTGYPDLPGAPQGGSIEASYRDHRLRLATLSHAVIGAGADSPIRVTVGVTLAGHDAMVKRLWFSAFAQQLALVAIAGVFVLLGLRRGLAPLIRLRDAVRSPDRSDLDPVEVPGAQSEIRPLIDALNAYMERVRAQMAAQRRFIANAAHQLRTPLALMSTQASYALRESAADQRQEALVALQASSGRLARLAEQLLTLSRAEPGSRRPRADRINLTEAARQVLEGQAPKAIERNIDLGLDETGPVLVIGDGTMLREMIVNLVDNALRYTPATGNVTVKLAAINREGVLTVTDTGPGIPAEEREHVFERFYRIAGATEEGSGLGLAIVREVVENAAGSVTLGDAAGGGLKVEVRLPLAAADDSPVRSPAR; encoded by the coding sequence ATGCGGATTAGCAGCCTCCGCCTGCAATTGCTGGCCTGGGTGGTGCTGCCGCTGGCTGCGCTGGTGACCGTCAACCTGTGGACCAGCCAGCGCAACGCCGTGTCGACCTCCGACCTCGTCACCGACCGCATGCTGGTCGGTTCGGCGCGCGCGATCGCCGAGCAGGTGGCGATGGCCGACGGCGTTCTCGACGCCACCGTTCCGCCAGCCGCGATCGAGATGTTCGACACCGGCGACCGCGACAGTGTCTACTATCGGGTCGAGACCGCGAACGGCCGGCTGCTGACCGGTTATCCCGACCTGCCCGGGGCGCCGCAAGGCGGCAGCATCGAGGCTTCCTATCGCGATCACCGGCTGCGTCTCGCAACGCTCAGCCATGCGGTGATCGGCGCCGGCGCGGATTCGCCGATCAGGGTCACCGTGGGCGTCACGCTTGCCGGGCATGACGCGATGGTGAAGCGCCTCTGGTTCAGCGCCTTCGCCCAGCAACTGGCGCTGGTGGCGATTGCCGGCGTGTTCGTGCTGCTTGGCCTGCGCCGTGGGCTGGCGCCGCTGATCCGCCTGCGCGATGCGGTGCGCTCGCCGGACCGCAGCGACCTCGACCCGGTCGAGGTTCCCGGCGCGCAAAGCGAGATCCGGCCGCTGATCGACGCGCTCAACGCCTATATGGAGCGCGTGCGGGCGCAGATGGCGGCGCAGCGCCGTTTCATCGCCAATGCCGCACACCAGCTGCGCACGCCACTGGCGCTCATGTCGACGCAGGCAAGCTATGCGCTGCGCGAAAGCGCCGCCGACCAGCGCCAGGAGGCGCTTGTCGCCTTGCAGGCAAGCTCCGGCAGGCTGGCGCGTCTGGCCGAACAGCTTTTGACCTTGTCACGCGCCGAGCCCGGCAGCCGGCGACCGCGCGCCGACCGCATCAACCTCACCGAAGCCGCCCGCCAGGTGCTGGAAGGCCAAGCGCCGAAGGCGATCGAGCGCAACATCGACCTTGGGCTCGATGAGACTGGGCCGGTGCTCGTCATCGGCGACGGCACCATGCTGCGTGAAATGATCGTCAATCTTGTCGACAATGCACTGCGCTACACGCCGGCTACCGGCAACGTGACCGTCAAGCTGGCCGCGATCAATCGCGAGGGCGTGCTGACGGTCACCGATACCGGCCCCGGCATTCCGGCTGAGGAGCGGGAGCATGTCTTCGAGCGCTTCTATCGCATTGCCGGCGCAACCGAGGAAGGCAGCGGGCTCGGCCTGGCAATCGTGCGCGAGGTGGTCGAGAATGCCGCCGGCAGCGTCACGCTTGGAGACGCCGCCGGCGGCGGACTCAAGGTCGAGGTGCGGCTGCCGCTCGCCGCCGCCGATGACAGTCCCGTCAGGTCCCCTGCTCGTTGA
- a CDS encoding sel1 repeat family protein — MPGGYARRAAGKTTDAEWLRTQVALNQPGLVFLLPQVKLLADGGSPEANFLLYEFFSVHRHDSADAGSPPVTRGMALDALQKAGAAGHLTALLTLLQQYTDGPLLRRDAHRIVETAQRVTDAPAQGQSPGEWDSQFRAAMPLLIARTTLTEYGFTSEEQQKAFHAVETDSQAGTNGSGRSALAYIKALRLGRGTSQDATKARQLLEARAGHDGEAIPMLADMLAKGEGGPADGKRAIAMLRAATKNVAEAGPMLAGLLLDGKFVGRQPRAAVQLFNGSWDLGACISLAGSLLAYDGVRVDYPDLLVERLSDGADAGEPGAALALARLELSDNQQFKNEDHARAMLKPLANGGDRDALWLYASTQYANLDSTSYRPSRREDGLSDDQLKTLIDQGEGKKEPQAYLLHAKLLRRGVVYPQDDVRATAMLINAANLGSVEAMVLLGDAYDDGLGIDKNPRERLHAWREAARLGSLKAKGKLASAFTFDSFDHLMTLREGITDRIALYNDGFGRMGAGVFGGDASMELSGLFSGPASSAGTAAVAAAVMDAFREAPAGLDEENLVSIGKALPDEIRVAIETTLKSEGFYAGEPKGYFGPDARKALAAWVDAKGPLADAPSPQAAGAQQAAPATDLLAGEMLDRVRNKVFAQAQAAKTDKQKLAAIKQLGILARYGDLPSRWVLVRNYHQARAIRSVVTPEEVTRYALDILVSKPDGVDKAEFEFIFDLTQIAQDRKSKTVGSATLQAVRDDPRLQDPLTLGAIMGQFAFAPNACDSVLAAARKASIDGVGEDGCDEQTRTALIAFAKDKGASGIDAAARKAAAEEIKTLDAQAAK; from the coding sequence ATGCCAGGCGGCTATGCTCGGCGCGCCGCAGGAAAAACGACTGACGCTGAGTGGCTGCGGACCCAGGTCGCGCTCAACCAGCCGGGGCTGGTCTTTCTCCTGCCGCAGGTCAAGCTGCTCGCCGATGGCGGCAGCCCGGAAGCGAATTTCCTCCTCTACGAGTTCTTTTCGGTGCATCGGCACGACAGCGCGGATGCCGGTTCGCCGCCGGTGACGCGCGGGATGGCGCTCGACGCCTTGCAGAAAGCAGGCGCCGCCGGTCATCTCACAGCTCTTTTGACGCTGCTGCAGCAATATACCGATGGACCGCTGCTGCGACGCGACGCGCACCGGATCGTTGAGACCGCGCAGCGCGTTACCGACGCGCCGGCCCAGGGCCAGTCGCCCGGCGAATGGGACAGCCAGTTCCGCGCCGCCATGCCGCTGTTGATTGCGCGCACGACGCTGACGGAATACGGATTCACGAGCGAGGAGCAGCAAAAGGCCTTTCATGCCGTCGAGACTGATTCCCAGGCCGGGACCAACGGCTCCGGACGATCGGCGCTGGCTTACATCAAGGCGTTGCGGCTGGGACGCGGGACCTCGCAGGACGCGACGAAGGCCAGGCAGTTGCTGGAGGCGCGCGCTGGCCACGACGGCGAAGCCATACCGATGCTGGCCGACATGCTGGCCAAGGGCGAAGGCGGCCCGGCGGATGGCAAGCGCGCCATCGCCATGCTGCGCGCGGCCACCAAGAATGTTGCCGAGGCCGGGCCGATGCTCGCCGGCCTGCTGCTGGACGGCAAGTTTGTCGGCCGCCAGCCGCGGGCGGCGGTCCAACTGTTCAACGGCTCATGGGACCTCGGTGCCTGCATTAGCCTTGCGGGCTCGCTTCTCGCCTATGATGGCGTGCGGGTCGACTATCCCGATCTGCTGGTCGAACGCCTGAGCGACGGCGCCGATGCCGGCGAGCCCGGCGCAGCGCTGGCGCTGGCGCGGCTCGAGCTTTCGGACAATCAGCAGTTCAAGAACGAGGACCATGCGCGCGCCATGCTGAAGCCACTGGCGAATGGGGGCGACCGCGACGCGCTCTGGCTCTATGCCTCGACGCAATATGCCAATCTCGATTCGACCAGCTATCGGCCGTCGCGCCGTGAAGACGGCCTGAGTGACGACCAACTGAAAACCCTGATCGACCAGGGCGAAGGCAAGAAAGAACCGCAGGCCTATCTGCTTCATGCCAAGCTGTTGCGGCGGGGCGTGGTCTACCCGCAGGACGACGTCAGGGCGACCGCGATGCTGATCAACGCCGCCAATCTCGGCAGCGTGGAGGCCATGGTCCTGCTCGGCGACGCCTATGACGACGGTCTCGGTATCGACAAGAACCCGCGCGAACGGCTGCATGCATGGCGCGAAGCGGCGCGGCTCGGCTCACTCAAGGCAAAGGGCAAGCTTGCGAGCGCCTTCACCTTCGACAGCTTCGACCATCTGATGACGTTGCGCGAAGGCATCACCGACCGCATCGCGCTTTACAATGACGGCTTCGGCCGCATGGGTGCCGGCGTGTTCGGTGGTGACGCCAGCATGGAACTGAGTGGCCTGTTTTCCGGACCGGCCTCCAGCGCCGGAACGGCGGCGGTTGCGGCCGCGGTGATGGACGCGTTTCGCGAAGCGCCGGCCGGCCTCGACGAGGAGAACCTGGTCAGCATCGGCAAGGCGCTGCCCGACGAGATCCGTGTGGCGATCGAGACGACGCTGAAAAGCGAAGGTTTTTATGCGGGTGAGCCGAAGGGCTATTTCGGCCCGGACGCGCGCAAGGCACTCGCCGCGTGGGTCGATGCGAAAGGCCCGCTCGCCGATGCCCCCAGCCCGCAAGCCGCAGGGGCGCAGCAGGCAGCGCCGGCCACCGACCTGCTGGCGGGCGAAATGCTCGATCGCGTCCGCAACAAGGTGTTCGCCCAGGCCCAGGCGGCCAAGACGGACAAGCAGAAGCTTGCCGCCATCAAGCAGCTCGGCATCCTCGCCCGCTATGGCGACCTCCCCTCGCGCTGGGTGCTGGTGCGCAACTACCACCAGGCAAGGGCCATCCGGTCGGTCGTCACGCCCGAGGAAGTCACCCGCTATGCGCTGGACATCCTGGTCTCGAAGCCCGACGGCGTCGACAAGGCGGAGTTCGAATTCATCTTCGACCTGACACAGATCGCGCAGGATCGAAAATCCAAGACGGTCGGCAGCGCCACCCTGCAGGCAGTCCGCGACGATCCGCGTTTGCAGGACCCGCTGACACTCGGCGCCATCATGGGCCAGTTCGCCTTCGCGCCGAACGCCTGCGACTCCGTGCTAGCTGCTGCCCGCAAGGCCAGCATCGACGGCGTGGGTGAGGATGGATGCGACGAGCAAACACGCACCGCCCTCATCGCCTTCGCCAAGGACAAGGGTGCATCCGGCATCGACGCCGCGGCCCGCAAGGCTGCCGCGGAAGAGATCAAGACGCTGGACGCGCAGGCCGCGAAGTAG
- the dapB gene encoding 4-hydroxy-tetrahydrodipicolinate reductase: MPQPLRIAVAGALGRMGRQMAEAVQADPRLELVARFHRPGSTGEGLVERDEALALADVVIDFTTPAASAELAKACAERGGPALVIGSTGFDAAELEPIAAAATKIAIVRSGSYSLGLNMLTGLVEQAARALGPDDCDVEILEAHHRFKVDAPSGTALMLGEAAARGRGIELSKVAKRARDGVTGPRPAGEIGFAVLRGGSIVGDHSVSFFAEGERLTLSHTAGDRSMFARGAIAAALWIAGRPPGEYGMRDVLGFAAS; this comes from the coding sequence GTGCCGCAGCCGCTCAGGATAGCCGTCGCCGGCGCGCTCGGCCGCATGGGCCGGCAGATGGCGGAAGCCGTTCAGGCCGATCCGCGGCTGGAGCTCGTCGCCCGCTTCCACAGGCCGGGCAGCACGGGCGAGGGGCTGGTCGAGCGCGACGAGGCGCTGGCGCTTGCCGATGTGGTCATCGATTTCACCACGCCAGCGGCTTCCGCTGAGCTGGCAAAAGCCTGCGCGGAGCGCGGCGGCCCGGCGCTGGTGATCGGCTCGACCGGCTTCGATGCCGCTGAGCTGGAGCCGATTGCCGCTGCCGCGACGAAAATCGCCATCGTGCGCTCCGGCAGCTATTCGCTCGGGCTCAACATGCTCACCGGCCTGGTCGAGCAGGCGGCAAGAGCGCTTGGGCCTGACGACTGCGACGTCGAAATCCTCGAAGCGCACCATCGCTTCAAGGTCGATGCACCGTCCGGCACCGCCTTGATGCTGGGCGAGGCGGCGGCGCGCGGGCGCGGCATCGAACTGAGCAAGGTGGCGAAGCGCGCCCGCGACGGCGTCACCGGTCCGCGCCCTGCCGGCGAGATCGGCTTTGCGGTGCTGCGCGGCGGCAGCATCGTCGGCGACCACAGCGTCAGCTTCTTCGCTGAGGGCGAGAGGCTCACGCTCTCTCATACCGCCGGCGACCGCTCGATGTTCGCGCGCGGCGCCATTGCGGCCGCACTCTGGATCGCCGGACGGCCGCCTGGCGAATACGGCATGCGCGATGTGCTTGGCTTCGCCGCTTCGTGA
- a CDS encoding DUF680 domain-containing protein, whose translation MNKIALTAAAVLVATGSAFAGSDHYGSDNVNQPAVTQSVAPRSGDNIDRSITGSIRKFEQRDLKITPDQNQPESGQGIWGR comes from the coding sequence ATGAACAAGATTGCTCTTACCGCCGCCGCCGTTCTCGTTGCCACCGGCAGCGCTTTTGCCGGCAGCGACCACTATGGTTCCGACAATGTCAACCAGCCGGCTGTCACCCAGTCGGTCGCTCCGCGATCCGGCGACAATATCGATCGCAGCATCACCGGCTCGATCCGCAAGTTCGAGCAGCGCGATCTCAAGATCACCCCGGATCAGAACCAACCGGAATCCGGCCAGGGCATCTGGGGCCGCTAA
- a CDS encoding DUF680 domain-containing protein, which translates to MTRIAFVAAAMLVAAMGSASAGSDHYGADGANQTTAGVDQAPTASIRVRDMAHHEASVATSSSETAADIIARHNDESLWGR; encoded by the coding sequence ATGACCAGGATCGCATTCGTCGCGGCCGCCATGCTTGTCGCTGCCATGGGCAGCGCCTCTGCCGGCAGCGATCACTACGGCGCCGACGGCGCCAACCAGACGACCGCCGGCGTCGACCAAGCTCCGACCGCCTCGATCCGCGTACGGGACATGGCGCATCACGAGGCTTCGGTGGCGACAAGCTCCAGCGAGACGGCCGCCGACATCATTGCCCGGCACAACGACGAAAGCCTCTGGGGCCGCTGA
- the speB gene encoding agmatinase yields MAKVSLLGIPHDENSSYLRGPAEAPPLIRRELASDAYTSWSETGFDLTDRFVDHGDIDFTQRGDPWERIENEAGRALDAGHPLISLGGDHAISWPVLRAVRRRHPSLTIVHIDAHPDIYHSYDDNARSHTSPFARIMEEKLADRLIQIGLRTVNDHHRDQFRRFGVEVVEMRHFKEGLQLDLKTPVYISMDIDALDPAFAPGISHREPGGFTTRQVVGLIQGIDQPIVAADVVEYNPRQDLSNVTALVAAKLVKEIAGMMLKTNGATAG; encoded by the coding sequence GTGGCCAAGGTATCGCTTCTGGGCATTCCGCATGACGAGAACTCGTCTTACTTGCGCGGGCCGGCCGAGGCGCCGCCGCTGATCCGGCGCGAGCTTGCCAGCGATGCCTACACGTCATGGTCGGAAACCGGTTTCGATCTGACTGACCGTTTTGTCGACCACGGGGACATCGATTTCACGCAGCGCGGCGACCCGTGGGAGCGGATCGAGAACGAGGCCGGCCGCGCGCTCGATGCCGGCCATCCGCTGATCTCGCTCGGCGGCGACCATGCGATCTCCTGGCCGGTGCTGCGCGCCGTGCGCCGCCGCCATCCGAGCCTGACGATCGTCCATATCGACGCGCATCCGGACATCTATCATTCCTATGACGACAATGCGCGCTCGCACACCTCGCCCTTCGCCCGCATCATGGAAGAGAAGCTGGCCGACAGGCTGATCCAGATCGGCTTGCGCACCGTCAACGATCACCACCGCGACCAGTTCAGGCGCTTCGGCGTCGAGGTGGTGGAGATGCGGCATTTCAAGGAAGGTTTGCAACTCGACCTCAAGACGCCCGTCTATATCTCGATGGACATCGACGCGCTCGATCCAGCCTTCGCCCCCGGCATCTCCCACCGTGAGCCGGGAGGCTTCACCACCCGCCAGGTGGTCGGCCTGATCCAGGGAATAGACCAGCCAATCGTCGCCGCCGACGTCGTCGAATATAATCCGCGCCAGGACCTTTCCAACGTCACCGCGCTCGTCGCCGCCAAGCTGGTCAAGGAGATCGCCGGCATGATGCTGAAGACGAACGGCGCGACGGCCGGCTGA
- a CDS encoding ABC transporter ATP-binding protein — protein sequence MQLQTMAAERLSPAAPPADAAIAIDDVTLRFVTPDGHMMTAIRDFTMTVARGEFACVVGPTGCGKSTTLNLVTGLLRPTTGNVRVMGNPVTQISRDIGFVFQADALFPWRSVIDNVAAGPLYRGTPKAEAYERARDWIARVGLARFEKHYPHQLSGGMRKRVALAQTFINQPKILLMDEPFSALDMQTRTAMQDELLGLWSELKSSVVFVTHDLEEAVALADKVYVLTAGPGTVKSVYRIDLPRPRVMADIRYDQKFIEIAKVIWNDLREEVQLGQSRGLQTGH from the coding sequence ATGCAGTTGCAAACCATGGCGGCCGAAAGGCTGTCTCCGGCCGCGCCGCCGGCCGATGCCGCAATCGCCATCGACGACGTGACGCTGCGCTTCGTCACGCCCGACGGCCACATGATGACGGCGATCCGCGATTTCACCATGACGGTGGCGCGCGGCGAGTTCGCCTGCGTCGTCGGGCCGACCGGCTGCGGCAAGTCGACGACGCTCAACCTGGTCACCGGCCTGCTCAGGCCGACCACCGGCAATGTCCGCGTCATGGGCAATCCCGTCACCCAGATCAGCCGCGACATCGGCTTCGTCTTCCAGGCCGACGCGCTGTTTCCGTGGCGCAGCGTCATCGACAATGTGGCCGCCGGCCCGCTCTATCGCGGCACGCCGAAGGCTGAAGCCTATGAGCGGGCGCGCGACTGGATCGCCCGCGTCGGCCTTGCCCGCTTCGAGAAACACTATCCGCATCAGCTGTCGGGCGGCATGCGCAAGCGCGTGGCCCTTGCCCAGACCTTCATCAACCAGCCGAAGATCCTGCTGATGGACGAGCCGTTCAGCGCGCTCGATATGCAGACCCGCACCGCCATGCAGGACGAGCTGCTTGGTCTCTGGTCGGAGCTGAAATCCTCAGTGGTCTTCGTCACCCACGACCTCGAGGAAGCGGTGGCGTTGGCCGACAAGGTCTACGTGCTCACCGCCGGCCCGGGCACGGTGAAGAGCGTCTACCGCATCGACCTGCCGCGCCCGCGCGTCATGGCCGACATCCGCTACGACCAGAAATTCATCGAGATCGCCAAGGTGATCTGGAACGACCTGCGCGAGGAAGTGCAGCTCGGCCAGAGCCGAGGCCTGCAGACCGGCCATTGA